A single window of Sneathiella limimaris DNA harbors:
- a CDS encoding DEAD/DEAH box helicase: MICAELQVYESDDLIKFTDLALDEALLRAIDAEGYTNPTPIQTDVIPAMLAGHDVLGIAQTGTGKTASFVLPLLQKILVDGNRAEAKTCHALIMAPTRELAAQIAENIENYAKFTKISVAVVVGGVKPKPQIRALASGVDIIVATPGRLLDHITADAVSLKHTSAIVLDEADQMLDLGFMPTIRKIMRQLPQTRQTVMMSATMPREIRKLATDFQTNPVEIAVTAVSKPIERIVQSVQHVPAERKRAALTEILLGQDRSIVFTRTKRGADKVSRHLEGAGLSAAAIHGNKSQSQRERALSAFRNGDIAILVATDIAARGIDVDDVALVVNYELPNVSESYVHRIGRTARAGRTGKAISLCAPAEQDLLKDIEKLIGTRLESTNQPLTEAEKPAGAVKKVNSNGPSFKKSKDQDGAKRRRRRFKSTAGKTSQSKDTPSSSKDSMAGLNRMLANAGSGKRNKPHRSGKR; the protein is encoded by the coding sequence ATGATATGTGCTGAGCTGCAGGTGTATGAAAGTGACGACTTGATCAAGTTTACAGACCTCGCTCTCGACGAGGCTTTACTTCGCGCAATCGATGCCGAAGGCTATACAAACCCGACCCCAATTCAAACAGATGTTATTCCAGCCATGTTGGCCGGACATGATGTGTTAGGTATTGCTCAAACAGGAACCGGAAAAACGGCTTCTTTTGTTTTGCCGCTGCTCCAGAAAATTTTAGTTGATGGGAACCGGGCAGAGGCAAAGACATGCCACGCTTTGATTATGGCGCCAACTCGTGAATTGGCTGCTCAAATTGCAGAAAATATTGAAAATTATGCAAAATTCACAAAGATTTCTGTTGCGGTCGTTGTTGGCGGCGTAAAACCGAAGCCACAAATTCGGGCTCTTGCTTCAGGGGTTGATATCATTGTGGCGACCCCTGGACGATTACTGGATCACATAACTGCAGATGCAGTCTCCCTGAAACATACAAGTGCAATCGTTCTAGATGAGGCAGATCAGATGCTGGATCTAGGATTTATGCCAACCATCCGAAAAATTATGAGGCAATTACCACAAACAAGACAAACGGTAATGATGTCTGCGACAATGCCTCGGGAAATTCGTAAACTGGCAACTGATTTTCAAACCAATCCGGTTGAAATAGCCGTGACAGCCGTATCAAAACCGATCGAGAGAATTGTCCAGTCAGTCCAGCATGTCCCGGCGGAAAGAAAACGAGCCGCATTAACAGAGATCTTGTTGGGGCAAGACCGATCTATTGTGTTTACCCGGACAAAGCGCGGTGCCGATAAAGTAAGCCGTCATCTGGAAGGCGCCGGACTATCGGCTGCTGCCATTCATGGCAATAAAAGCCAATCTCAAAGGGAACGGGCTCTCTCTGCTTTTCGGAATGGAGATATTGCCATTCTTGTCGCAACAGACATCGCAGCACGCGGTATTGATGTAGACGATGTGGCTTTAGTGGTGAATTATGAACTCCCAAATGTTTCTGAATCCTATGTTCACCGAATTGGGAGAACAGCTCGCGCAGGACGGACCGGCAAGGCCATCTCGTTATGTGCTCCGGCAGAGCAAGATCTTCTCAAAGATATCGAAAAACTGATTGGAACCCGCCTTGAGAGTACTAATCAACCTTTGACGGAAGCAGAAAAGCCAGCTGGAGCGGTTAAAAAAGTAAACTCAAATGGTCCAAGTTTTAAAAAATCAAAGGATCAAGATGGCGCGAAACGCCGCCGTCGCCGGTTTAAATCAACTGCTGGAAAAACCTCTCAATCTAAGGATACGCCATCAAGTTCAAAAGACTCGATGGCAGGACTGAACCGTATGCTCGCAAACGCGGGCTCGGGCAAACGAAATAAACCGCATCGTAGCGGTAAGAGATAA
- a CDS encoding cold-shock protein, translating into MANGTVKWFNGTKGYGFIAPTDGSSDVFVHISAVERAGLNGLNEGDSISFDLEVDKARNKSSAVNLQVR; encoded by the coding sequence ATGGCAAATGGTACAGTAAAATGGTTCAACGGAACTAAAGGTTATGGCTTTATTGCTCCAACAGATGGCAGCTCAGATGTGTTTGTACATATCAGCGCTGTTGAACGGGCAGGCCTGAACGGCTTGAACGAGGGAGATTCTATCAGTTTTGATTTGGAAGTTGATAAAGCTCGTAATAAATCTTCTGCAGTAAACCTGCAGGTAAGATAA
- a CDS encoding molybdopterin-dependent oxidoreductase — translation MTRAGECKTTCPYCGVGCGIIAKFDDSGLISVEGDPDHPANYGGLCSKGSALAETMSVDGRLLKPTINGKHSTWDEALDLVTSQFKDAISKFGPDSVAFYVSGQLLTEDYYVANKLMKGFIGSANIDTNSRLCMASSVAGHKRAFGSDTVPVSYEDLENADLVVLVGSNLAWCHPVLYQRLAVAKDQRPDLKVVVIDPRRTMTTDIADLHLPIDPDGDVALFMGLFTHLVKTGAHDQDYIANHTQGFNDALAHCEALTFESISAKTGLELDLLQQFYALFQKTEKTITVYSQGVNQSRIGTDKVNAILNCHLITGRIGKPGTGPFSITGQPNAMGGREVGGLANMLAAHMDLDNKEHQHIVQSFWNSPTIATNQGLKAVDLFNAVDRGDIKALWIMSTNPVDSLPNSNFIKNALSKCPFVVVSDIYENTDTNRYAHVLLPATGWGEKNGTVTNSERRISRQRAFLPAPGEAKPDWWQLAEMGKRLGFRDAFSYSSAADIYREHAALSAENNNGSRDFDIGAHSNLSQSEYDDLNPVRWPITENKETSSTPFFSNGNYFTSDGKARVISIESPETKLKTNLYQLNSGRIRDQWHTMTRTGRSTRLSAHLSEPFAEIHPHDAEALNIEAGDIVELKNDFGRILVRALLTSRQKRGQIYVPMHWTDQFASNARVNSLFPPIADPISGQPASKNTTISLQKFDAEIYMFLLTRNKPTLPDDAYWASVETEGGWRTEFAGYATYQKDLTTLKNCLSIRSGSEPLFYEDNTKGQTRYAWFKGTRIEAVLYVGPSPVSVSRSWLCAKFEEDFSDPVERYKLIAGRAPVNEIDKGAIVCSCLSVGANEIAAAVQAGYCNVGAIGKKTKAGTNCGSCRSEIAEIIKKNMLVAAQ, via the coding sequence GTGACCAGAGCTGGAGAGTGCAAGACCACTTGCCCCTACTGCGGGGTGGGATGCGGGATTATCGCAAAGTTTGACGATAGCGGACTGATATCAGTTGAAGGCGACCCAGATCATCCCGCAAACTATGGCGGGCTCTGCTCGAAGGGTTCTGCACTCGCTGAAACCATGTCGGTCGATGGTAGATTGCTTAAACCAACCATCAATGGAAAACACTCAACCTGGGATGAAGCACTTGATCTTGTAACCTCACAATTCAAAGACGCCATTTCCAAATTCGGACCTGACTCAGTTGCCTTCTATGTTTCAGGACAACTTCTCACCGAAGATTACTATGTTGCCAACAAACTGATGAAAGGCTTCATTGGTTCGGCAAACATCGATACAAATTCCCGACTTTGCATGGCTTCCAGTGTTGCTGGCCATAAACGCGCCTTTGGCAGTGATACTGTTCCCGTATCATATGAAGATCTGGAAAACGCGGACCTTGTTGTTCTGGTTGGCAGCAATCTTGCCTGGTGCCACCCGGTCTTGTACCAGCGCCTAGCAGTCGCGAAAGACCAACGGCCTGATTTGAAAGTTGTGGTTATTGACCCCCGAAGGACCATGACGACCGATATTGCTGATCTTCATCTACCAATTGATCCTGACGGTGATGTTGCACTGTTCATGGGCTTATTTACTCATCTCGTAAAAACCGGGGCACATGACCAAGACTATATTGCGAACCACACTCAAGGTTTCAACGACGCTCTGGCCCATTGCGAGGCCCTGACCTTTGAATCAATATCGGCAAAAACTGGACTGGAGCTAGATCTTCTTCAGCAATTCTATGCGCTTTTCCAGAAGACCGAAAAAACGATCACTGTTTATAGCCAGGGCGTAAACCAGTCCCGCATCGGTACGGATAAAGTTAATGCAATCCTCAATTGCCACCTGATTACCGGGCGCATTGGGAAGCCGGGAACCGGTCCTTTTTCTATCACTGGCCAGCCCAATGCCATGGGTGGACGGGAAGTTGGCGGCCTTGCGAACATGCTGGCTGCCCATATGGATCTGGATAATAAGGAGCACCAGCATATAGTCCAATCCTTCTGGAACTCCCCAACAATCGCAACCAACCAAGGACTGAAGGCCGTTGATCTCTTCAATGCCGTCGATCGCGGAGATATCAAGGCCCTGTGGATCATGTCTACTAACCCTGTAGACAGCTTGCCAAATTCCAACTTCATTAAGAACGCTCTATCGAAATGTCCGTTTGTTGTCGTATCCGACATTTACGAGAATACTGATACCAACCGATATGCCCATGTCCTCCTCCCTGCGACCGGATGGGGCGAAAAGAACGGGACCGTCACAAATTCTGAACGGCGAATTTCTCGGCAACGCGCCTTTTTGCCTGCTCCTGGAGAAGCCAAACCAGACTGGTGGCAATTGGCGGAAATGGGTAAAAGACTGGGATTTAGAGATGCCTTTTCCTATTCGTCTGCGGCTGACATTTATCGAGAGCATGCTGCTTTGTCTGCAGAAAATAACAATGGATCCCGAGATTTTGATATCGGTGCCCATTCGAACCTATCCCAATCTGAATATGACGATTTGAATCCCGTTCGCTGGCCCATTACTGAAAATAAGGAAACTTCCTCAACCCCATTTTTCTCAAACGGAAACTATTTCACATCAGATGGAAAGGCGCGGGTTATCTCGATAGAGTCGCCAGAGACAAAACTTAAAACCAATCTCTATCAACTTAACTCCGGACGGATTAGAGACCAATGGCATACCATGACCCGGACAGGCCGATCTACTCGCCTTTCTGCCCATTTATCTGAACCGTTTGCAGAAATCCATCCCCACGATGCAGAAGCGCTGAATATTGAAGCTGGTGATATTGTCGAGTTGAAAAACGATTTTGGACGTATTTTAGTGCGAGCCCTACTCACCTCCCGACAGAAAAGAGGGCAAATCTATGTGCCCATGCACTGGACAGATCAGTTTGCGTCAAATGCAAGGGTAAACAGTCTTTTCCCCCCCATAGCCGATCCCATTTCTGGACAGCCCGCATCCAAAAACACAACCATTTCATTGCAGAAATTTGATGCAGAGATCTATATGTTCCTGCTAACCCGTAACAAACCTACCCTGCCAGACGACGCCTATTGGGCAAGCGTTGAAACGGAAGGCGGTTGGAGAACAGAATTCGCTGGTTACGCAACTTATCAGAAAGATCTGACAACCTTAAAAAATTGTCTGTCAATTCGCTCAGGATCAGAGCCTCTCTTTTATGAGGACAATACCAAAGGTCAAACCCGGTACGCCTGGTTTAAAGGAACCAGAATAGAAGCCGTTCTATACGTGGGTCCGTCCCCTGTCTCTGTATCGCGAAGTTGGTTATGCGCAAAGTTTGAAGAAGATTTTTCAGATCCCGTTGAGCGGTACAAACTGATAGCGGGCAGGGCCCCAGTTAATGAAATAGATAAAGGCGCCATTGTCTGCTCATGCTTAAGTGTCGGCGCAAACGAGATAGCCGCTGCCGTTCAGGCTGGCTACTGCAATGTTGGTGCTATTGGGAAAAAGACAAAAGCCGGCACCAACTGTGGATCCTGCCGCTCTGAAATAGCAGAAATAATCAAAAAAAATATGCTCGTCGCAGCACAATGA
- a CDS encoding CaiB/BaiF CoA transferase family protein, whose product MTDPLPLEGIRVIEMSHMVMGPACGMILVQLGAEVIKVEPPTGDKTRDLRGMGTSFFPLFNRGKKSVTLDLKKEDDLKTLHKLIGTADVFLENFRDQTLEKQALDADSLQTEFPSLIIAGHKGFLSGPYEARPALDEVVQMMSGLAMMTGSREKPLRVGSSANDIMGGMFGVIGIIAALWEREKTGKGKNIRIGLFENALFMVAQHMVQFDLTGVPSTPMPQRTHAWPVYDIFDTSDGEKVFIGVVTEGHWNIFCKSFDLPELLEDANLKTATDRIEARNWTIPLIRKKLAPFSSSDLLTKLEALSLPFARINAPEDLFDDPHVLRPGGLVTSHHPEGGTFRSPVLPLELDGHHLGDNLDVPILGADNEDILAQLEQSEKLP is encoded by the coding sequence ATGACAGATCCGCTTCCGCTTGAAGGTATCCGTGTAATTGAGATGAGCCATATGGTTATGGGTCCGGCTTGCGGTATGATTCTTGTGCAATTGGGCGCTGAGGTTATCAAGGTTGAGCCTCCCACTGGTGATAAAACACGGGACTTGCGAGGCATGGGAACCTCCTTCTTTCCCCTGTTCAATCGCGGCAAAAAAAGCGTCACACTTGATCTGAAAAAGGAAGACGATCTTAAAACACTTCACAAGCTAATCGGGACTGCGGATGTGTTTCTTGAAAACTTCCGGGATCAAACCCTGGAAAAACAGGCTTTGGATGCAGACAGCCTGCAAACAGAATTCCCAAGCTTGATTATTGCAGGCCATAAAGGATTTTTATCTGGTCCTTACGAAGCCCGCCCTGCCCTTGATGAAGTGGTTCAAATGATGTCTGGCCTTGCAATGATGACAGGCTCACGCGAAAAACCCCTTCGGGTTGGCTCCTCCGCCAATGATATTATGGGAGGTATGTTTGGGGTTATTGGGATTATAGCCGCTCTTTGGGAGCGTGAAAAAACTGGCAAGGGTAAAAATATCCGGATTGGACTATTTGAAAATGCGCTGTTTATGGTGGCCCAGCATATGGTGCAGTTTGATCTAACAGGTGTTCCATCAACCCCGATGCCGCAAAGAACACATGCTTGGCCTGTCTATGATATCTTCGATACTAGTGATGGTGAAAAAGTCTTTATCGGTGTTGTCACCGAGGGACACTGGAACATTTTCTGTAAAAGCTTTGATCTGCCGGAACTGTTGGAAGATGCCAATCTCAAAACTGCAACTGATCGGATTGAAGCTCGCAATTGGACTATTCCGCTAATCCGCAAGAAACTGGCACCGTTTTCGTCCTCTGATCTTCTGACAAAACTGGAAGCACTTTCTCTTCCTTTCGCCCGGATCAATGCACCGGAAGACTTATTTGACGATCCACATGTTCTGCGTCCTGGTGGCCTCGTGACCTCCCACCACCCGGAAGGTGGAACTTTCCGGTCTCCCGTTCTGCCACTTGAATTGGATGGGCATCACTTAGGTGATAACCTTGATGTGCCAATTCTGGGTGCGGATAACGAAGACATTCTGGCTCAACTTGAACAGTCTGAGAAACTGCCATGA
- a CDS encoding ABC transporter ATP-binding protein, whose translation MSFLEISGMSKHYGEGANRTEVLDNINLKVEEGEFIAIVGFSGSGKTTLISALAGLITPDTGGVIFRGKQVTGPGPERGLVFQSYSLMPWLTVFGNVSLAVNAVHKSKSRKEKAEITQTYIDMVGLSHAVDRRPAELSGGMRQRVAVARALAMQPEVLLMDEPLSALDALTRAKLQDEFADISQKEEKTIILITNDVDEAILLADRVIALTPAPNATLGREFKVNLPRPRDRAEINSSEEFIRLRGEITQYLMDIGAERGVYTEKEINLPDIVPITQREKVPTAYVKAAESVHEDRYLELSQVKKVYPTSKGPLTVVDGFDLKMNKGEFITLIGHSGCGKSTVLSMVSGLNDISEGGIILDGTHIEGAGPDRAVVFQAPSLLPWLTAYENVCLGVDKVYPDADKLERKDVVEYYLSKVGLADSMDKLAADLSNGMKQRVGIARAFALSPKLLLLDEPFGMLDSLTRWELQDVLMDVWKRTQVTAICVTHDVDEAILLADRVVMMSNGPNAKIGNIMEVDLPRPRSRKALLEHPDYYAYREELLEFLDAYEGGANPTPEQLAGITAKRKERVARQTQQSKPEELLSAGCAS comes from the coding sequence ATGTCATTTTTAGAAATATCAGGAATGTCCAAGCATTACGGTGAAGGCGCAAACCGAACCGAAGTGTTGGATAATATCAACCTGAAGGTTGAAGAAGGTGAATTCATCGCTATCGTCGGCTTCTCGGGATCCGGAAAAACAACACTAATTTCTGCATTGGCTGGTCTTATTACACCAGACACTGGCGGTGTCATTTTCCGCGGCAAACAAGTGACAGGTCCCGGACCAGAGCGTGGGCTGGTGTTTCAGTCCTATTCGCTAATGCCATGGCTAACGGTCTTTGGAAATGTGTCTCTCGCAGTTAATGCAGTTCACAAATCCAAATCACGTAAAGAGAAAGCAGAGATCACACAAACCTATATCGACATGGTTGGGCTCTCCCACGCGGTTGATAGACGACCTGCGGAACTGTCTGGTGGTATGCGTCAGCGTGTAGCTGTAGCACGGGCACTTGCCATGCAGCCGGAAGTCCTTCTGATGGATGAGCCCTTGTCTGCACTGGATGCGCTGACCCGCGCTAAATTACAGGATGAGTTTGCTGATATCTCCCAGAAAGAGGAAAAAACCATCATCCTCATCACTAACGATGTTGATGAGGCCATTCTGCTAGCGGATCGGGTAATTGCCCTGACACCAGCGCCGAACGCGACTTTAGGCCGAGAATTCAAAGTAAATCTTCCCCGGCCAAGGGATCGCGCAGAGATTAACAGTAGCGAGGAATTTATCCGCCTCAGAGGTGAGATTACTCAATACTTGATGGACATCGGTGCAGAACGCGGTGTGTATACCGAAAAGGAAATAAACCTTCCCGATATTGTGCCCATCACCCAACGGGAAAAAGTGCCAACAGCTTACGTCAAAGCCGCAGAATCTGTTCATGAGGATCGCTATTTGGAACTCAGCCAGGTCAAAAAGGTTTATCCAACATCTAAAGGCCCCCTAACCGTAGTTGATGGGTTCGATCTGAAAATGAACAAGGGCGAGTTTATCACCCTAATCGGTCATTCCGGATGCGGAAAATCAACTGTCCTTTCGATGGTCTCAGGCCTCAATGATATTTCTGAAGGTGGGATTATTCTCGACGGAACCCATATCGAGGGAGCGGGTCCAGACCGTGCCGTTGTTTTCCAGGCCCCATCCCTTCTGCCTTGGCTCACCGCCTATGAGAACGTCTGTCTGGGTGTAGATAAGGTCTACCCAGATGCGGACAAGTTAGAACGTAAAGATGTGGTCGAATATTATCTCTCTAAAGTTGGCCTTGCCGACTCTATGGATAAGCTGGCGGCGGATCTTTCCAACGGAATGAAACAACGGGTTGGAATTGCGCGGGCTTTTGCACTTTCACCCAAATTACTTCTGCTGGATGAACCTTTTGGCATGCTGGACAGCTTAACTCGCTGGGAGTTGCAAGATGTACTGATGGACGTTTGGAAACGCACCCAGGTTACCGCCATATGTGTCACCCATGATGTGGATGAAGCGATCCTATTGGCTGATCGGGTTGTGATGATGTCAAACGGTCCTAACGCAAAAATAGGCAACATCATGGAAGTTGATCTTCCCCGTCCGCGGTCACGCAAGGCCCTTTTGGAACATCCGGATTACTACGCATATCGCGAAGAATTACTGGAGTTCCTGGATGCCTATGAAGGCGGCGCCAATCCCACCCCAGAACAACTGGCTGGGATTACAGCAAAACGCAAGGAAAGGGTTGCCCGCCAAACGCAGCAATCCAAACCCGAAGAGCTCTTATCGGCAGGGTGTGCATCATGA
- a CDS encoding gamma-glutamyl-gamma-aminobutyrate hydrolase family protein has translation MARKSRKPVIGITISNHKSKIMRFFDWLAVWRAGGKAVFLAPGRAYPSEYLDGLIIGGGDDIGAELYGSEINMDVRIDPERDALEMELLRCIADKDVPVLGICRGAQMMNVFYGGTLYSDIRGMPREKTNIRTVLARKIVTLEPGTKVRAVFGLETVRVNSLHHQAVDKVGNGITVSGHDRGDFVQALERADKRFFIGVQWHPELLVFDTRQQALFRHMIEAARDGEKLDSTCLGGP, from the coding sequence ATGGCTCGAAAATCTCGCAAGCCCGTGATTGGGATTACGATATCTAACCATAAAAGCAAAATCATGCGTTTCTTCGACTGGTTGGCGGTATGGCGGGCTGGCGGAAAAGCCGTGTTTTTAGCTCCAGGGCGGGCATACCCGTCAGAATATTTGGACGGTCTGATTATTGGTGGTGGTGACGATATCGGCGCCGAGTTGTATGGCTCTGAAATCAACATGGACGTACGTATCGATCCCGAGCGTGATGCATTGGAAATGGAGTTGCTTCGGTGTATCGCAGATAAAGATGTGCCAGTTCTCGGTATTTGCCGCGGTGCACAAATGATGAATGTATTTTATGGCGGCACTTTATACAGTGATATTCGCGGTATGCCGCGTGAGAAAACAAATATCCGGACCGTCTTGGCTCGTAAAATTGTAACCCTTGAACCGGGTACTAAAGTGCGTGCTGTATTTGGTCTGGAAACGGTGCGTGTAAATAGCCTACACCACCAGGCTGTAGACAAAGTCGGGAATGGGATCACAGTGTCAGGGCATGACCGCGGCGATTTTGTTCAAGCGTTAGAACGTGCAGACAAACGGTTTTTTATCGGGGTACAGTGGCACCCTGAATTGCTCGTCTTTGACACACGCCAGCAGGCGTTATTTCGCCACATGATAGAAGCGGCCCGCGATGGAGAAAAGTTAGATAGCACCTGTTTAGGTGGACCTTAG
- a CDS encoding LysR family transcriptional regulator → MNLRQMACYQAIFELKNLSHAASRLNLAQSAISHHLANLEEELGVPLFIRKPRGMEPTAAGIKLYEHVKSILRAVQLAEQDVRNESEEISGDIAIGLPHSVMRAIGLSLMQSVLRDFPKVRLSVVESLSGGTFANLLSSEVDLALFYNPQSDERISMRALLQEEVLCVGKREIIGNSDKPLAFDELANLPVLLLREGLSTRAVVDRPGLLNKLEARIPLQLNSINGIMTGLKAGLGCTLAPQVFVAEDLEKGELHSRKLVGPTPTRRLYFGNLKERPSTRLMEAMTELILHLIFEEVDSGRWSAQIV, encoded by the coding sequence ATGAATCTTCGTCAAATGGCCTGTTATCAGGCAATATTTGAACTCAAAAATCTGTCTCACGCCGCTTCAAGGCTGAATTTGGCCCAGTCTGCGATCAGCCACCATCTTGCCAATTTGGAAGAGGAACTGGGTGTTCCCTTGTTCATTCGCAAGCCTCGAGGGATGGAGCCAACTGCGGCCGGCATTAAGTTATATGAGCATGTGAAATCGATTTTGCGGGCTGTCCAACTGGCAGAACAGGATGTTCGAAATGAAAGCGAGGAAATCAGTGGGGATATAGCGATTGGTCTACCTCATTCTGTGATGCGGGCTATCGGGCTTTCCCTTATGCAATCAGTTCTTCGGGATTTCCCGAAAGTTCGTCTATCTGTTGTGGAGAGTCTATCGGGTGGTACCTTTGCTAATCTTCTATCTTCTGAGGTGGATTTGGCGTTGTTTTATAACCCCCAAAGTGATGAACGGATTTCAATGCGCGCCCTCTTGCAAGAGGAGGTTCTTTGCGTCGGAAAAAGAGAGATCATAGGCAATAGTGACAAGCCCCTTGCGTTTGATGAGCTAGCAAACCTACCGGTTCTTTTGTTACGTGAAGGATTATCGACACGGGCTGTCGTTGATCGGCCAGGGTTATTGAATAAGCTGGAGGCGAGGATCCCACTGCAGCTCAATTCGATTAACGGTATTATGACTGGCTTAAAGGCTGGTCTTGGTTGCACCCTTGCGCCGCAGGTATTTGTGGCTGAAGATCTTGAAAAAGGTGAATTGCATTCTCGTAAACTTGTGGGACCGACACCGACGCGCCGGCTTTATTTTGGCAATCTGAAAGAACGACCCTCCACACGACTGATGGAAGCAATGACTGAATTAATCCTTCACTTGATTTTTGAAGAGGTGGATTCTGGTCGGTGGTCGGCGCAGATTGTCTGA
- a CDS encoding hydroxymethylglutaryl-CoA lyase — protein MTQLSEIYPTGKVILREVGLRDGLQMVKQHPTTSEKLAWIQREYNAGVRCFELGSFLPTHRYPQFADILDLIAFLKTLKGTHGSALALNRKGAEAAVRSNVAEVTAVLSASEAHSKANINRSQDQAITEIEYLVELAANAEQPPIVSVGIAMAFGCSISGQVDPEKVLELARRCFDVGVDVVSLADTVGYAGPSEVAALCRAFSETFPDQVFGIHLHDTRGLGLANAITAMQNGATIIDGAMAGLGGCPFAPNATGNIVFEDLVYLCQKEGIDTGIQIEDLLGVRDVIQRSMPEEALYGSIAKAGLPRLTQIGEE, from the coding sequence ATGACACAACTGTCGGAAATATATCCCACTGGCAAAGTCATACTTCGTGAGGTTGGTCTTAGGGATGGTTTGCAGATGGTAAAGCAACACCCTACAACTTCTGAAAAACTAGCCTGGATCCAGCGGGAATATAATGCGGGAGTACGCTGCTTTGAATTAGGATCGTTTCTTCCCACTCATCGATATCCGCAGTTTGCAGACATTCTGGACCTGATTGCCTTTTTGAAAACCCTTAAAGGCACACATGGATCTGCCCTTGCATTAAATCGCAAAGGAGCCGAAGCCGCTGTTCGCAGCAATGTTGCAGAGGTTACCGCCGTCCTTTCTGCGAGCGAGGCCCATAGCAAAGCCAACATTAATCGAAGCCAGGATCAAGCGATCACCGAGATAGAATATCTGGTTGAATTGGCTGCAAATGCAGAGCAGCCGCCAATTGTTTCAGTTGGAATTGCCATGGCATTTGGATGTTCCATCAGTGGCCAAGTTGATCCAGAAAAAGTCTTAGAACTTGCAAGACGCTGCTTTGATGTGGGCGTTGATGTGGTCAGTCTTGCGGATACGGTAGGCTATGCTGGCCCAAGCGAGGTCGCGGCCCTATGCCGTGCCTTTTCTGAAACCTTCCCCGATCAGGTTTTTGGTATTCATTTACATGATACTCGTGGCCTTGGCCTTGCCAACGCCATCACCGCCATGCAGAACGGCGCCACGATCATTGATGGGGCCATGGCAGGACTTGGCGGCTGTCCCTTTGCACCGAACGCTACGGGAAATATCGTATTCGAAGATCTTGTTTATCTCTGCCAGAAAGAAGGCATTGATACCGGGATCCAGATTGAAGACCTTCTGGGGGTGCGCGATGTCATCCAGAGGTCTATGCCTGAAGAGGCATTGTATGGTTCCATCGCGAAAGCAGGATTACCCCGTCTCACACAAATCGGCGAGGAATAA
- a CDS encoding amidoligase family protein, translating to MTEKKENILTPPIDRNTAGKIRCVGIEIEFAEVSSKQAAELIQICFGGNVEASNSSFVFSVSDTRWGDFRVELDTRFAHPERDFGDVLEDSGLPVSDEGLREVHKVDAQVREWIGKASSSVVPTEIVSPPIPWNELGDLDELIEGLRARGAKGTDDSPVYGFGVHLNPEVASESVDHVLSILRAYILLSDWLREQIQVNATRRILPHIDPFPKKYAVMILARDYAPDLETLITDYFSMNPTRNRELDMLPLFKHLAPDTLADLTTDERIKARPTLHYRLPDTRLSDPDWTISQEWNRWVVVERLASDKEKLRRLSDRYLETADNPVSAWLKEVSVWLENLASP from the coding sequence GTGACCGAAAAGAAAGAAAACATACTTACGCCTCCAATTGACCGGAATACCGCTGGCAAAATTCGCTGCGTGGGTATTGAGATCGAGTTTGCTGAAGTATCCTCAAAGCAAGCCGCAGAATTGATACAAATTTGTTTTGGCGGCAATGTGGAGGCAAGTAACTCATCGTTTGTGTTTTCTGTGAGCGATACGCGGTGGGGTGATTTTCGCGTTGAGCTTGATACGCGTTTTGCCCACCCTGAAAGAGATTTTGGCGATGTTCTAGAAGACAGCGGTTTGCCAGTAAGTGATGAGGGGCTGCGTGAAGTACACAAAGTTGACGCTCAAGTCCGTGAGTGGATTGGCAAAGCATCATCTAGCGTGGTCCCTACCGAAATTGTCTCGCCACCGATACCTTGGAATGAATTGGGTGACCTAGATGAGCTTATTGAAGGTTTGCGTGCGCGTGGCGCTAAGGGAACAGATGACAGCCCCGTATATGGTTTTGGCGTTCATCTAAATCCCGAAGTTGCAAGTGAGAGTGTCGATCATGTCTTGAGTATCTTAAGGGCGTATATTTTACTATCTGATTGGCTACGTGAACAAATTCAGGTCAACGCGACCCGAAGAATTTTGCCGCACATTGATCCATTTCCCAAAAAATACGCGGTCATGATTTTAGCACGTGATTACGCGCCAGATCTAGAAACCTTGATCACGGATTATTTCTCGATGAATCCAACCCGGAATCGAGAGCTCGATATGTTGCCGCTTTTTAAACATTTAGCGCCAGATACATTGGCGGATTTGACCACTGATGAACGGATCAAGGCACGACCGACCTTACATTACCGACTACCTGATACGCGCCTATCTGATCCGGACTGGACTATCTCTCAAGAATGGAATCGTTGGGTTGTCGTGGAACGTCTTGCCTCAGACAAAGAAAAACTGCGGCGCTTGTCAGATCGCTATCTTGAAACCGCAGACAATCCCGTTTCCGCATGGTTGAAAGAGGTGAGCGTATGGCTCGAAAATCTCGCAAGCCCGTGA